ggCAAAAAGCAAACAAATAGGGAAAGCCGGCTATCGGAATCGAACCGATGACCATCGCATTACAAATGCGATGCCAAACAATCGAGTTAGAGTTCGATCCCTGGAAAGTGGGAATTCGATCCAACAGCCGTTAATCGCATGTGAAAGTGCCTAGTTGAAATCCCGTATGAGATTGACCGGGATCACATAACTGGACTTACTCACATCCTTCGAGAAAAAGTTCAATCCCTGTACTCTACCTAGACAGTCTTCCTTCCCGCGTACTTTTAAGACTTAAACTAATTCTCTCTGCCTTCTCGCTCTGAACCTTGCTTTATTGCCTTGTTGAGTGAGTGCAGCAAGGAAAGAAAGCCAGCTAGCCCTTATAGTGGCAAACCTGAAGTGAGATCGGAGTCTGAATACCACGAGCGGTGAAGTGATTTTCCCAATCCTCGAAGAAAGGCCTAGCCGAAGTAGAGGTACTTATGGCAGAAAGAACGGGCCGATCAAAGAAGCATGCATTTACATTACAGACAGGAATTGAGTTTGATACGGGTCTTTCGCCATTTGCGAGCATTTCTTGTAGAAAGCGGAAATTCCTTTTTACTTTAACCTGTGTAATCGGCCCGCTTTAGGGCCAGTAGTAACTTACCTTCCGTAAATTATGTAAAGAAAAAAAGCTCTTGGTCCGCCTTCGATTGGTCCCTCAGTTTCAGTTGGTGTGGAAGGGAAGCCCCAGTAGCCTATGGTTTGTAGTAGTAAGCGGCTATTTCCTTTGTTGAGAATTGAAACCTCTTCAATGGAAAAATTGTTAGGTAGTGCAGTTCCTAAAGTGGGTGAAGCCTTGCCCAGTAGCATATAGATATGGAAGCTACCCTTGGCTTCCTTTGTTGGGACCCTGGGGAGGAGTCAGTTATGCCCCCTTTTGGTCCGGAGGCAGTTTGGTGAAAAACAGTTTGTCCCTACGACACACGAGCTGAGTGAACTGGAATTTTCATACAAAGACAAAGGAGCCATAGCCTTAGTAAAGGAAATAGCGGAGGCTTGGAAGCAGGTACACCGGGGCACGCCCGAAATTTTTACAGATGCAACTAGCGAAGGCTATAGACTGTGAGAAGGATTTGCTGCGATAGACATATTTAACCGAGTGTCGGACTCCTAAATCAAGAAAGGGGTGCATCGGTTTGTTTACTTAAAAAGTAAGCAGGCGAAGAACTTTGATTATCATATAAAAGAGTTACGGAATTTCTAGAGATTCAGCCCCTAGAGACTAGCTAGCCTTCCTTGGCTTGGGTGGATTGCTTTGAATAGAAATGCTTTCTCTGGTTCACTGAGGTAGTTCGACTAGCTGGAACGTAGCGAAGGTTCAGGTTCAGTTGCTTTTCCAGGGAAGGACGCTTAATTTTGATTAGTCGTCCTATCGTAACTAAATAAGTCGTAGATCCCGAGTGCCACCGATATAGCTCTTGGGGGGCTAGTAGAAGGGCTTGATCCCACACCGGTGAAAGGCAGACGTGGAACTCAAAATTTCGGGAGTTCTTTTTCAAGTATTGGCGTACAATAATTGATAAGGGCTAACGAGTTCTCACAGTTAGGCAAGTACTTTCACAGGTCCGATAGGAAAATAGAGCCGACTAAGCCCTCTCGGGGACTTGCTTAAGAATAAGAAAGAGGAATCTCATGTAAATACCATGGAATAAGGTTTGATCCTATTCATGGGGATTCCGTAAATATTCCCATTCCAAAACTAGAAAGTTCGAAACAATTGGGATTTTTTTGGAGATTGGATGCAGTTACTAATTCATGACCTGGCATGTACAGAATGAAAACTTCATTCTCGATTCTACGAGAATTTTTATGAAAGCCTTTCATTTGCTTCTCTTCGATGGAAGTTTTATTTTCCCAGAATGTATCCTAATTTTTGGCCTAATTCTTCTTCTGATGATCGATTCAACCTCTGATCAAAAAGATATACCTTGGTTATATTTCATCTCTTCAACAAGTTTAGTAATGAGCATAACGGCCCTATTGTTCCGATGGAGAGAAGAACCTATGATTAGCTTTTCAGGAAATTTCCAAACGAACAATTTCAACGAAatctttcaatttcttattttactatgttCAACTCTATGTATTCCTCTATCCGTAGAGTACATTGAATGTATAGAAATGGCTATAGCAGAGTTTCTGTTATTCGTATTAACAGCTACTCTAGAAGGAATGTTTTTATGCGGTGCTAACGATTTAATAACTATCTTTGTAGCTCCAGAATGTTTCAGTTTATGCTCCTACCTATTATCTGGATATACCAAGAAAGATGTACGGTCTAATGAGGCTACTACGAAATATTTACTCATGGGTGGGGCAAGCTCTTCTATTCTGGTTCATGGTTTCTCTTGGCTATATGGTTCATCTGGGGGAGAGATCGAGCTTCAAGAAATAGTGAATGGTCTTATCAATACACAAATGTATAACTCCCCAGGAATTTTAATTGCGCTTATATTCATCACTGTAGGAATTGGGTTCAAGCTTTCCCCAGCCCCTTCTCATCAATGGACTCCTGACGTATACGAAGGAGTGCGGTTCGTTCGATAAATTCCTACCTCTCTATCTATCTCTGAGATGTTTGGATTTTTCAAAACTCCATGGACATGCAGAAGAGAAATGCTATCCCCACTCAGACCAAGACATAACTTTGACTTGTTCAAATAACAATTAAGGTGAAGCAGGGTCAGGAACAACGATTCTCTTTATGATAAACAGATCCATTTTGCAAGTTCGTTATTACGGGTAGTTCCTACAAAGGATCAGACTAATGACGTATACAATACTTGAATTCTCGATGTAGATGCTACATAGTTGGTTCTCATCCTTCAGAGACTACGAGTGTAATAGGAGCATCCGTCGACAAAAGGATCACCCTAAGATGATCATCTCATGGCTATTGAGAACGAATCAAATCAGATGGTTCTATTTCTCAATCTTTCTGATCGGGCGGGGGGGGGCAGTTTGGTTTCGTGCAACACCCTCGCAGCAGGAAGAGGCAGTTGTCATTTGAAAGGAAACGCCCTTTGTATAGGGTTCCAGACCTGCGCACCCTGATGAAAAAGCCCTATATATTCTATTAGTAAAGCCTAAACGTCCTTATTGAAAACTAAAGCACTAACGAGCAAGAAAAGACCCCTTACTATAGATAGGCTAACGCGCCTTTACTAATAACATAGAAAGTAAAGGCTCTTCCCCTTTTCTACGAATCTACAACTCTCTTCTCTTTACTGAGCGAGACTCCATCCATATCCCTTCCCTACTAGTGCTAGTGGGATATTCTTAATTTTCTATTCTATCATTTGTTTGACAGCTTAAACTAGGCTCCATTTTAGATAGGTTTTCGGTCTTAATCAAAATAGGTCAGGGGCGCGTCGGAACGGTCGGTGGCTGCTTAGTCTCATCCTATAGTCTAATCTCTTTGTACTg
This window of the Gossypium hirsutum isolate 1008001.06 chromosome A09, Gossypium_hirsutum_v2.1, whole genome shotgun sequence genome carries:
- the LOC121205994 gene encoding NAD(P)H-quinone oxidoreductase subunit 2 B, chloroplastic; its protein translation is MAIAEFLLFVLTATLEGMFLCGANDLITIFVAPECFSLCSYLLSGYTKKDVRSNEATTKYLLMGGASSSILVHGFSWLYGSSGGEIELQEIVNGLINTQMYNSPGILIALIFITVGIGFKLSPAPSHQWTPDVYEGVRFVR